The bacterium genomic interval GCCCGCCGTGATGCCGGCCGCCATCAGGAGAGTGCCCGCCTCTATGCGGTCCGGGATGATCCTGTGCGTGACGGGTTTTAGGCTGTCGACGCCGCGGATGGTTATCCTGTCCGAGCCGGCGCCCTCTATGTCCGCTCCCATGGCCCTCAGGTGGCAGGCGAGGTCGATCACCTCGGGCTCGCGCGCCGCGTTGCTCATGGTTGTGACGCCGTCGGCCAGCACCGCGGCCATCATTATGTTCTCGGTGCCCGTGACCGTCACCTTGTTGAAGGTGATCTCCGCGCCGTGGAGGTGGCGCGCGAAGACCTCCACGTAACCCTCTTTGAGCTCGATCTTCGCGCCCATGGTCTCGAGCGCCTTGAGGTGCAGGTCGATCGGCCGGGCACCAATCGCGCAGCCTCCCGGCAAGGAGACGCGCGCGCGCCTGAGCTGCCCCACCAAAGGCCCCATCACAAGCACCGATGCGCGCATGGTCTTCACCAGGTCGTACGGCGCTTCGACCGCGCCCAGCCGATTGACGTTGAGGCGCAGCGACCCGTCCCAGCCCTCGCCCCAGCCGTCGTCCGATCCGGAGCCGGGCGCGACCTCGGCGCCGATGTGTTCCAGGAGCTTCGCCATGGTGCGGATGTCGCGGAGTTTGGGTATGCCCTCGAGCCTGTGCTCGCCCGTGGCCAGGAGCGTCGCGGCCATGATGGGCAGCGCCGCGTTCTTGGAGCCGCTCACCTTGACTGTCCCGGAGAGGGGACGGCCGCCTTCGATGATCAGTTTTTCCATGCGCTTTTCCTCGCCATCACGACCCTCTCGATGCCCGCGAGGTCATTTGCGGTCTTTATCGTATCATAACCGTCGATCTCGGCCGCCGTGCCGATCGCAGCGGCCGACTGGCCCGCGCCGATCTCCATGAGTAGCCATCCGCCCGGGACCAGATGCCGCAGGGCATCCTTCAATATGCGCGAGATAAAATCAAGCCCGCTTGGCCCAGCTGCAAGCGCCGCCCTGGGTTCGAAATCCCTGACGTCGCAGGGGAGATCGGGCATCTCGCTGTCGGATATGTAGGGCGGGTTCGCAGTGATCACGTCGAAGG includes:
- the murA gene encoding UDP-N-acetylglucosamine 1-carboxyvinyltransferase, with the translated sequence MEKLIIEGGRPLSGTVKVSGSKNAALPIMAATLLATGEHRLEGIPKLRDIRTMAKLLEHIGAEVAPGSGSDDGWGEGWDGSLRLNVNRLGAVEAPYDLVKTMRASVLVMGPLVGQLRRARVSLPGGCAIGARPIDLHLKALETMGAKIELKEGYVEVFARHLHGAEITFNKVTVTGTENIMMAAVLADGVTTMSNAAREPEVIDLACHLRAMGADIEGAGSDRITIRGVDSLKPVTHRIIPDRIEAGTLLMAAGITAGELTIENFPSEMLETLIARLTEAGMTIAVEGDRVKAFSSGKLRSIDVATAPHPGFATDLQAQFMSLMSVAGGTSIITETIFENRFMHVPELVRMGADISIDGGTAVVRGVPRLKGAPVMATDLRASASLVLAGLAAEGTTEIRRIYHLDRGYERIEEKLAACGATISRESDEQPQA